The genomic segment TGGCCCATCAAGTAATTTACAATGTCTTTCAATACACagacattaattattttttcaccATTAAAATCAGTATTTAAAGTTCATTCAATATATatgtttcattttataataaaaaattactttttctgaaattattattgataatatttattcaaaatattattagattcaaatataaaagtattttaaaataatagcaTCAATAGAATTTACAAAATTGAAGTTGGTTTGGATTTAagttcaaaaatattaatttatttttatatttggtttAGAAAATAGAGAATAGGTTCCACTAATATGTTTTAGTTTGAatttgagtgaaaaaaaaaatacaaaaacagaaaagaaaaagtgtgacaaatgaaattatttcaattataagagagtaaaaagtttgaatatttaaaagtgATTgtgattgatttaaaataaaaaagaaaaaaagatagttGAATCATTTATTCAATTATCACAAGATATATTACGTGGCACGAcatgaaattaataaaacacaACATTACCACATGTTTATAGTAAATGAGATGCAACAcgagaaaaataatcaattaaatgatTGATTATTACATCATCATTTACTATGTACACCAGTTGCGTTTGGTTTATGTTTGATctattataattcaaaataattgatTCTCCTATACATATATGACTAAGTAGTTATTTCTTCTTTACTCACACTAGTGATAAACACCATGGAAAAGTTACAATGAGAAGAAACTTGATTATTTAGTAATAGCTATAGTCACAGGTGAATTTAGAAGCTTTTCACAAGCAAATTAGAAATTAGTCAGATCAGATGGATAATTTCTACTCGCTATAAGgttacaacaaaaaaaaattatcctgctttattatttataggatacctgttaaaataatattgaagatattttaaaatctgaaaGTATTTGTAGatatcaaaaaattataaattttttaaatgaaatctaaataaaattataaaataatattaaatataatataaattaaaatttaatatttttactcataATAAATAGTTGTGaagataaataatatgatatcaCACTCCATCTgtttataataataagtattaaaatatctattatcTACTAATACCAactatttatcataaattctattcataaatgaacataaatatttctaaaatttaaagttgatagttacaaaagaaaaattatatttttacatccTCACACAACTTAACGTGTGAGATAcaattctttaataataaaaatgtatgaCAATGGATTCTcagtaaaagaatatataagTCACATGTAAATTAATTCTTCTaaacattttaaacataataCGAAGTCAATTGACTTTCTTCTCAAATCTAAGTTATTGAGACAAAAGAGTTACTGGTTGATGTAACCTGCCTTCTATTTCAGCTTCAATCTTCACGATCGTGCAGTTCATCTCTTCTCATTCTTCTTACATATTACATCACCCAATACAATAAAACTAAAGTATATTTAACTTTTccaatgtaaaataaaattattaataatattaaactatGTTATTAAACAGGtccataaataaatactaatcCAGGACCACTTAATAATTCCTCTAATTTTATTGCTGATGTCTTCCACTCTAAACAAAAAGCCAAACTTAAAAATTACTATATCATTATACATGTTAACAACTTATTTTTGTATTCCTGTGAAGTAATGGATACAAAagtatttacatatttattcagtaattaatgttaaattatgcAGTTATCTGAAGGAGGTAAAATCATTATAtgcaacaaataattaatagttATACAAGTTGTATTCAAAGTTTGAGTAAGTTAAAATAACTTTGTAACAGTGAGTAggcattttatagaatttttttgGGAGATGATGAATTTGCTCTCATGAAAGTTGTTAATGAATTTGATTAAAGTGAAATTAGTTAAATGTTGAAAAGATATGTATTGTTTGATGGATGTTAGaagttggaagaagaagaagaagaaggttgagAGATGTAATGAGGATGGAGAAGGGTTTGAGGAATTAAAAAAAGGAGACCCACATGGGCATGGGTGGCATGACGAAGTCTGAGATATGGACCCTCCCTTCACATGGGCATGTCTCCTTTGCCTTTCCTTAAAGCCAACGCTCCTCATTTATCTCCCAAACCGCATCTTGACCCTCCCCAAAACTCTCTTCCTTTATGGGACACTCACCCTGTCCCACCCTTGTCCTCCATTTGTGGGGACATCTTGCTTTAAACTTGCTGCTCCTGCTACCGACACCTTACCCTCTCTTTCTCCataatttatttccttttttatttttttatttctcctcTCACAACTCATTCATATCATTCCCCATACCATACACAACACCACCACCTCTTTATCTTCCCATGTCCCTATAAAACATACCTTCCTACACTTGCATCACATCTCAAGtcttatcatcatcatcatcatcatctcacAAGCTACGTACAGAGAGAAGAACAGACCAACCAACAAATTAACAGGCACTTCCTTGAATTTTTCAGTTCAGTTGTTGAATAAGAAACCAGTCTTTCAGGCTCTGGTAATTGGCATAGGGTGTTTTGGGTAATAGACTCTGCTAGGAAGAGATGGAAAGCACTGTCACGTACGAGACTGATCTCAACCTCAAGGCAACTGAGCTTAGATTGGGGCTCCCAGGAACAGAAGAAACTCAGGAAAAAACACTGCCTCCGTCTGCTAGAATTACCAACAAAAGGCCATTGACTGAAACTTCTGAGGAGACTGTTTCTAATGCTCAAAAAAATGTGGAAGCTGAGGCAGCCCCTCCAGCCAAGTaagtttcattattattatcattactaATTAAAACTCAAAGGCCTTTTTTGTGTTGATGAGTGACTGATTGAAGGTGTTGACATGTATGACAGGGCAAAGATAGTGGGGTGGCCACCAATCAGATCCTATAGGAAAAACAGCCTTCACGAGAACGAGGGTGCTGGGATTTATGTGAAAGTAAGCATGGATGGAGCTCCTTACCTAAGGAAGATTGACCTGAAGGTGTATGGAGGCTACACACAACTTCTCAAAGCTCTAGAAAACATGTTCAAGTTGACCATAGGTGAGAAGAGTTTTAGTTTTGTCTGTTTTTATTGAGATGAGATGATATTGTGGAAATGACCTGGGTCGTGTTATGGGTTTTCAGGTGAGTACTCTGAAAAAGAAGGTTACAAGGGATCTGACTATGCACCAACTTATGAAGACAAGGACGGTGACTGGATGTTAGTTGGAGATGTTCCATGGGAGTAAGTGTTACATCTCTGATATGCTTTTGTCTGTCTCATCGTTAGGTTTGTATGAGTTGAACTAAATCTGACAGAACCGTACTTTTGTGCAGCATGTTTGTGACTTCTTGCAAAAGGCTGAGGATCATGAAAGGATCAGAGGCTCGGGGTTTGGGTTGTGGTGTATGAGAAAGAAAGGCTCTCAAATTAGCATGAAAAAGTGTTTTGGGGTTTGGGAAACCATGGTTTGAGCTTGGGTTATCGGATCTAAAGGGTTCTGACTTTTGAATCACTCTAGTGTATGCAGTTTGTTGGCTGGCATACCTAATATGGAGTTATAACTCTGAAGGAGGAGATGGAAGATACAGTGAAGTTTCTTCCTCAACTTTGGCAACTTTTATGGTGGGATGCTATGCTATTCCGtgttcttctttctactgatcCTTTTTCGAGTTTCAGAATGACAAATCTCATTGAGATTTCAAATGAAACTTTGTGTAGAAGAAAGATAGAAAAGtttatatgtaatattaattgtttactccatgttttttctcttttatcttgaTACAAGAATACAGTGTAATATACAGTTTTCGTATGTGCCTGTGTTATTCATTGGACCTCTTTCTATCTCCTGTTAAGCTCTCATTTACAGTTGTTTGCTTTAATTTGGAACTCAAAACCCAGACACAATCATATTACGATTCAATATCAAATGGTTAAGGCCTTAATTTCACCATTTtatctaaattaaatttcagaataaataaaataaaacaagctAAATTCTTTATActatatctttttttataatcatcTCCTTTCTTATAGGTTATTTCTTTTTCTACGTCGTTCTTACGAAATGTTGCATAAAATTATTGTACACTGTTTATCGTTTTCCAAGGCTATATGCGGATGCTGTattgttgaaggaaaaaaatgttAGACCTCTCTAAATCTTTTTAGACCCTTCCAacaccaattaaaaaataatatttttctacttttgtCGTTGTTTCAACTTaaatcatttcatattttaacataaaagtATTATTGTTGGTGAAAATGGATTGTTTGGGTATCACCACTCCATTGTTGGCCGGAGTAgcttccctccatctttttcatttattaaaagaaaaatcaacacCAGAATGGTGAGTAAAATGCATTAGAATTAAAAgagtaatattattaaaatattcattccattatttaaataatttataatacataaaaGGATTGTTTCATCCGATGCTCTAAAAATGGAGGAAACAAGAAGGGATATGTAACGAAATAGAATACATTTAATCATTCACAcacgtgtgtatatatatatatatatatatatatatatatatatatatatatatatatatatatatattcaattcgACAATTCAAACAATctaatattactttatttattttcattttcttttatcattttaaacatatcattttattatatcaattgaaatcaaataaacattaatatagaattatttttattaaataaaatacataaaataacatttaaaatatataatattgtagTTTTAtgatactaaaaataaaatgaaacaaagttttaaacacttaaaatgcatataataatttaaataaatgtttgtaTATCATACTCAATGAATTGaatattcaataatatatatatatatatataaagttatttttaaattttgaggtgaatttaaaatttatttttgtttcaaactttaaagtttctcaaactttaaaataatttaattttaaatttagaaaataatatttatttactttttaagtttGGAAATAAAAAACGTATCTAAGTTTATGATAggaaaaagttttaattatatatatataaatttagttactacaaacatatataaatatttattttcatattattatttttattttaatcattgtATACTTccaatattaattatttgttatttttcaccataaactttaaaatattcatattggTAGatgataacttttttatattaaacttttctttaactattatattaacttaatgAAAACACCATATCTGCCTAAACCTAcggtattttattttattttaaatctgaCTGAAAAATAGTCTAAATATAACCAAAGATCgtaaatatatgatataaaataaataataattgaaaaaggtttgtggttaattattttatataaaaaattataaaagtttcaGGCCCTCTTGATGTTAGTAGTGGTTTTATTTTgagaataactttttttattattttttctataatttaattcacgtaatttatttatttcctcaaatattattttgtaaatatgaaGATGTTTATGGACAAACATATTCTACAAATTGCTCCTGACCcatcttatttttaatagaataatgatactttgacaacatttttttgacaatattttaacattatttacgtgttattatattattggtCTAAAATTACTttagaatcaataataataataataatcataaataccaACATAAACTAATCACAGAAtgatatataaatgatattaaagtgttgttaaaaaaatattgttaaagtatcattatttttttttaatactctGAAAGAGATAAAGTGGTTGGAACTAAAACAGTGAATGATGAAAACTAACACATGGCACATAAAAGGAAGAGGATAAGATCCAACATAAAATACAACTTACCCATCAACACAAAAATGAACGGGAAACAAGGGTATTCAAATACTGACGTTAGTCCACTAAAATATAGGAATATAGGAATTAATATGTAATaagttgttattttatttttataaaattattatgtaatttattaatatatcttgCGTATGATGGTCAACCATAATTCGGATTTTTTAGTGAGTCACAAGTGGATTATCAAACTTAACGGTGGATCATGAATAAGATTAGTTTTcatctaaattaatttaagagtaaaatataattattcataatttaagagtaaaatataattattcataatttggaaggttaataaaaaacttacttGAAACTTATAAACAGTAGTTTGAGATAACGAAATAGGTTATATGTATTTACtgttacattaattattaacgattaaacattaaattgattttaatatcaCAGTGTCTTTGTATATTTTCAGAATGGTTTGGAGAAACGATTGGACCTAACATTTAGACATTTGAACAACATTTGGATTTCAAACTGACACAATACAACCCAAAGGATTGATCTTGAGCTCATATATGAAACATCTTGTATCTTTGACAATAAATTCTCTCATTTatgcctttttattttattttctcaccaTTGTTAAGAGTTTACTAAAAAAACGAatacttaattaatttgataaaataaaataaaagaaatagaaaacatatatcaaagAAAATGGGATCAAGAGAGTGGTAAATTATTGAGTGGGTATTACATGATAGGAGAGTTTAAAAAGTTGGGTATTTGACCGAATATTGTGATAAACATAATTATGATGAGACTCAAAGATTAAACCTTGACATTGTGGAAGCTGTGGTTTTGAATAAAATGGGAAAAGAAGAAACATGATAGAAATGTCCTTCTATTTGATTTGAACTTTGGTACAAATGGGTCCTCTCTTCAATTCCACCCACAGACAATGACTACATTTCCTGGCAATTGAGTTCTCACCCAAACCTGACCCAAAATTGTTCTGTCTAAGGAATCTCAATACCCTACAAATTATAGATATTTAGGTTAGATAAGAAAGGATCCATCTTCATAGAATTAATCTCATCAAGgacaaattaataataatatcactCTTCAAGTTTATATGTCAAGACCTAATGCAGATATCACAAACTTTAACAAATTATGTTTCTCCATAATAATGCATCATGCACTGTGCTTTTACAAAAAACATGGTCGTTAGTGATATaacacattaattatattttttatttttttccatgCAGGGAATCTTTGTAGACAGGACTTTGCACTGTGCTCATCTGAAAGTTCtcttggtaaaaaaaaaaacataaacaagcAAGGCGAATATTAATGGCAGTAGACAGGACTTTGcaaatcatatttatattgaaatatgGAAAAGGTTTGAGCAACTAAATTATTCATATTCTGTAGTACTCATAAAGTTCGTGGACCAAAAAGCAAAACTGCCAAACTTTGTTGTTGGTTTTAGaaataaacaagtaaaatttgATTGCATATATATAATACGAATGAGTTATAGTTGTTGATTGGAATTTGAAAGCGTGTCTGCGTGTAACGATAACAGAGATGAAACATCAATGCTGGCGGCAATTTTATAATCAAAAACTGTTTCAAGGAAAGTCATTCATAGGTTCATGCATTGCACtgatcttaattaaaaaatatcaccatacttaaaaaaaaaactatggaataaaatgtaaatttaattagtattttctcagaacataaataacataaaatagtACATATTAATTTCAAGATACGTACTCAAATACACCATGAATCATGTGTACactcaaattattaaaatattttactcatcatcttctttcacatctttcctttttttttttggcagaAAGGAGGATTGTAATATATCACCAGAAAACGTACATGTCTTCACTTTACCCGTCAAGTATTAACATTCTGACGAAGAATTAACTGTTTTCTAATTAGAAAATCTTTCGATTAATGAGAAAATCTGTtaacttataattaatattatgttttattgttCCAATAAGAACCCTAGGCATCACAAAGAAGATGCATCACTTTTAGACTGTATCTTAGTTCGTTTGCTTTTCTAACTTCATAAGATACaaattaagtatatatatatatatatattagtgtcAGGATGTTGCTTCTTTTTAGAAAAGTTTTTGGTAATTGCAGTGATTATATATAAGGATGTAAAaggtttattaaataatattgagCAGACATAAGTTTATGTTGTAAGTGTAGGATGGTAAGGAAGGTTTAGCAATATGAAATTATACAATGAATGTGGCTAAGTTATAGATCCCTCTTCCCGGCAAAGTTTAAGGAAAGGTTGAGTAAAGAAAAATGCAtgtacaatattttattggTAGAGCAGAAAGTGTCTTACTATTGCACTCTGCATAAGGGAACAATGAAATTTTAGGCACAAGTACACAAAAATAATCTCCACACTTTGACAGTGATGTTCAATGGTCTTCACAAATGACCATATACCATAAAACCACAAAATAAATTGCTTCCATGTGCTGCAAAATAACTAGACGACACTGCTCCATGCTAGCCCACACCTGTATCAGAAAATAgcaaaatgtaaaaattaaataaaaaattaacatttaattactattttaatatgttaaatttttattcttttgttttcaatatttgatttttattttattaagtctTTTTATGCATTGAATTATTCAAAAGTGGTatcttttgttaaattaggattaatattatttgaaagataatCATGTatcctttaaataaaaaatttaagcattaattatgtttatatattcCTTTTACGGTTTTAAGATTCATTTTTAAGATCCATAAAATgtaaatgtgagagaaaaaaatcaCAGTAACTCCACATAAAAGATCATAAAGTTAGTTGagtgaaaaaaagagagtaaataattaatttttttattagattgaTATCTGATCATATTCTAAATGATATTCATActaatttaactaatttaacatataataaagCTTGATGAAACCAAAAAcgaccaaaataaataaaatccaaaatataaagactaaaataataattaaacttatttttaactatttaaaaaaataagggaAAGTTAATGCATACTATtttgtgaaattatttaaataaaaatttgagtttagTTGCGAAGTAGTTGATGTAGTGTGACTTTGGAAAATTACACGTGTGATATGGAGTTAAAGTTCTTTTaccttttcatcttttcaatcAAAGAACTGATAGTTGGCATTGACGTAAAGACAACATCATGTGCTGTCATAGAATATTTTGTGGAATTCTAAGTTACCTCTGCTCTAGATCTATGCTTACCTCAAGCACtcttttagtaaataaaatattggtgaatttttatatgttaattgggaagttaaaaaatattcccaaagaaaaaggtttttatttattttgttttaaaatttaagaatgtGTTGAAATTTCTAAAAAGCACGTTTCCAACTTGTATCCAAAGATAGCCTCCTCCTTTACTGCACAAAAAACTCAAACCTAATGTGCTTTGTCCAAAAAAGTATTTAATGGAGGcccaaatttatttatttatttatatggcTAAATGTTTAATTCTTCCACTACGGGTTCAAGTTCAAGTTTGATTGAGTttaaaaagtttcaaatttCGATACGAGTTAAAATCAAACTTGGTCTATTAAAGATCCCACTCACAAACTTGTAATAGAAAAAACACATTGACGCATTTCAGTAATAAcccaatataattaaaaaaaatagggtGAAAAAGTATATACACTTGCTGTGTCTTGTTGTTTCTTTAACTTTCATTCTCCTTCATTTTGAGATGTAATTtacttaattatgtttttaggGTTATCTTCTATAAACTAACCAATGAAATCTTAATCCACTTGAAACTAAAATGCAAAACTAGAATTCAGATTAagataaatgtaataattaaaatttaaagtcgCATTATAAATAAGAATGTTATGGGAAGATACGTACAACTCTTGAAACAAATGAACTATAAActtaaagaagaaagaaaacatcacAAAATTAACAACtcaatcttaaaaatattaaagtgaaGAGatcattatcatttttttatgtgtattaTTCAATCTATATTTTGTAAAGTGAGATACTTCTAACCTCACATTTATACTCTACTTtgaattatttgatttgaataaaGTGATCTTAGTTTTCAGTATATATTTGACACTACTTTGAGaaagtgaaaatttaaattgtattccTGATGCACACTCACAAGTATGCACATttagaattattatttattggtATCATATGgggttaaatatatatatttttgtctccaaactattttcaaaatttgtaattCATTCCTAAATTATGTACCTATTTTTTCCTTTCACTTTATGAAATGTAAAACATTCTCCCCATGTGGCAAACGGAAGTCTATGATGAATTctaatattttagtttgttgGAGAAAATATTTACCTGACTTTCCACAAAcgaaatatgtatatatttagtTTAGGAACGAAATACAATATTTGAAAATAGCTTGGTTTAAAAaatgcttttatatatatatacacacatattgAAATTGCAATATTTCAGGGATCCGATAATAACTATCTCATGTACACTGATTAGACCTCTGACAATAAGTTTACATGTACCTCAGGAAAAattatacaacaaaaataattatattacattcGTTTACAAGTGCCCAATGATTAAAGGCAAGGTAATTTGCCTCCAATATCACAACAATGGAGAACTAACGGGTCAGTTCATCCATAATTTACCACTTTCAGCTCTATGCTCAATGTAACAACAGCTGCCAAAGTTATCAAATGCATCTCAATTTTCGACACTaacaaaactcaaatttaaatttcaggTGGGTGAGCCTGCACAAGTTTGAGAAGTAAACCCTGTGAAGTTGAAATTATAATTTCCTTCGTCACCAATCCTCTTGCTTAACTGAGATATTGTAATTCCTATCTTGCTGGGATCAACAACTTAACTTCTAGCAGCAACAGAAGTCCCCCTCACTTTAAGGGGTACCGTCTGATTCATGTGTCTGACTATCATTACGGTCACTGCCATATTCTGGTACCAAATGGTCAGAACTCTGGCTACGAAGAACCAATACTGAATGGCTTTGCACGGTAGTTGATTCTTTCTGTTGAACTTGGTTGGTTTCATAATCATGACGTTCATCAGTTAAGTGTGCATATAATAAACCAAACTTCTGTCCATGATTTAATCCTGGGCAGAAACCCTGcagaaataacaaaaatactCAACATGAAAGAACTATTCCACATTGAATTgcaaagcaaaataaaaaaattcccaGAATACAAGTGAACACAGATACATGAGAACCATTTGCTACTTATTATTGACTGTATCCATTATTGCATTATCCACTGGCGTTTACTTGTGGGTTCAAACATGATAGAGAGAAATTATACACGATATGGCTGGCACTGGGGCATTGACaaacaaagtaataaaaatgTCAGACCAATACTGAATTTCACATTTCATTCCATTTGGAGTATATGGCATTATGGCGATAGACCAAAATGAATGGGACGGCAATACAGCAACCTAAGAAGTCTGATAAGGTCATAATGTCATACAAAATAAACTacttgttttatttgattcGCTGCTGTGAGAACCTAAATACAATCTGCAAGTTGTAGAACATTCCCAGCCCAATGTAAGCCAGAGTTGTCAAACATAGCACTAGTGGCCATAGTGATGTTTCacagttttaatttaattttgaacgTTGAGGAGAGAATGGATAACAGACTCTGGAACACTACATCTCCTTTTTTCTTCTAAGATGCGGaataagaaatagaaaatatgCAGTGAACCTCGAATCCTAACAAAATAACTTGATTTCtaaacttttgttttaaatgaaacaaGTATCAAGAAAAATTTCCATTGCAGCCCTATAGCAACATGAATGAGGACGGAAATAGAAGATGTAAGTGTAATATTTGGCACAAGTAATATGCATACCGTAAAAGGAGAGAAAGAAGCCCAAGAGTGATGGAAGTAAAGACTACCAAGTACCTTAATCGAACCTGAAACGGCACTTGGCTCGAAAGTGGTGTAATCTGAAGAATGTGTATCTTTAGTCCAACTATCGTAAAATTTAGTATCATTGGATTCTTTCTTATCTTTCTCAGACTCTGGCACAAAGTAAGTTTGTCTCAAATCACCACTTCTACAATAAGCCCCATAGTATAAACAATGTTCCCTCGCTAGGGAGATTTGAGGAGTAGCAGGCAGTAAATGACCTTCAGTGCTGAATACGTACCTGTCTCAGAAAAAACAAGTACCTTAATTTTATTGTAGAAAAAGTTCAGCCACTAAATTATAAATGCATAAGCTCACACTCACTTGTATGGCCCATTTTCCACGAGGTTGTCAGGACCCACAGCCAAATCAAACAGCAGCCATAGATACTTGACCTAATTGTAGCATAGGTTAGTTAGCGAAATCTttctttgaaataaataatagattgGGGAAGAGGAGGGGGGCTGcagataaaatatattgaaggCAAGAACACAAATGTTAATGGTTGTAAGAGGCAtagtttataaaagaaaagtataaacttaacaaagtaaaattgatagaaaCATAAACCCATTCCCAGACTTTCACTTGACAACTTAAGCTTCCAAGAAAGTTGGTCCTTGACATTATCAGAGCCtcatctaaaattatatatcccACACAAATGTcgatcttattatttatttggagCCCTAAATAAAAACCAATCTACCTATCTTGATCAATGATCTTACCTAGAAAGAAAACTTTTTGTTATTTACAACAGTATGTACAATACAACATATATatgtagagaaaaaaaacaaatgaagaaaatacaGAACAATAGATTTTGGGCTTCAAACAAATACATAATAAgggaatttaagaaaaaataatcctaataataagaaaatattctaTACATAGTTGCACTAAAACAGACTTCGATAAAATACAACTGAAGAGATTATGTTCTGTTGTTAAGGTTTAGGTGTTCTCAAAATATGTCATGAATTTATTCTTACTGTCTCAGCTAAGAAGAAGCTCTCCATGTGATCTTCTTGTTTGTGATGCTCAACATCTG from the Vigna angularis cultivar LongXiaoDou No.4 chromosome 3, ASM1680809v1, whole genome shotgun sequence genome contains:
- the LOC108324914 gene encoding auxin-induced protein 22B; the encoded protein is MESTVTYETDLNLKATELRLGLPGTEETQEKTLPPSARITNKRPLTETSEETVSNAQKNVEAEAAPPAKAKIVGWPPIRSYRKNSLHENEGAGIYVKVSMDGAPYLRKIDLKVYGGYTQLLKALENMFKLTIGEYSEKEGYKGSDYAPTYEDKDGDWMLVGDVPWDMFVTSCKRLRIMKGSEARGLGCGV